In a single window of the Bactrocera dorsalis isolate Fly_Bdor chromosome 2, ASM2337382v1, whole genome shotgun sequence genome:
- the LOC105224305 gene encoding histone-lysine N-methyltransferase SETD1 isoform X1, whose amino-acid sequence MDGLTRLSSSAHSNGNNLDQNNTGCNMQLQSKTLRNFKLLSDPALVKGASKVYRYDGITPEQPYSSIVPRDPRNPIVRLRAKPVDPLVLILPRFKIDQNYVGQPPPIEITLTNLNDNIDNTFLSGMLSKCGLYDELVIHHHPVTNKHLGIAHIVFESTKAARLCIEKYNQKSVMGKVLTIFHDPFGKICHETVDQLTSSKPKHNSNMYAPINSFAHHPSSVPLQNSIHVISESQQYKTQDIYNTTDLPNYQKFRNEREYSQNYQQKYRSHMADEFQSRESRDKDRSREKFSYQTTYDRTKNHFNRCENDRELSKERNRDHGNRRDRDREREYHKTRDRDRDRDRRRDIDIERDYRKRNTDRYDKDREKDKSRSRLTTPEERDYDGQNNYNDKSKNAQMDMFYHLGSSFPHNSAQTLGPSINTLLEQNYRYPTYGVNAESSQNPWIGQRTWTAPQPQSQPRVDIPPPPPPDKTPNWDDPEPPPPGQKSPLTIAESQIVKRLIIPAETKENSISVEKSDITDLGKVDLDTRIEMMFKRKSFGNAPPFLQIDSSDSEVENAKVKQDNVDLCSDSNLKIKEKSLEVNKQFNKESQMYEQHDASDISSSDDEILLKKESLSPIESNKEDDKHNRQPLSNTLYFHKNEKYVQASSTSNLTASFTESNEKSSFAYQNNEYFKPNFAYSLQVHADTSLSRHFPNPAYMHSSYMPGFSSMPYGSSHNDDFGHYLYQLSNDNCKAFTGYGYNQNDPFKKQIDAVVERVSIELKQILKRDFNKKMIENTAYKNFETWWDDQLQKSRYKERTSVMSDKISQLSIATVVKSIEKAPDINQLINSQCDMSDLNSFTSLGLRASIPKLPSFRRIRKESLPETKDYEKHLSDQDEMVHGSDSEKEDVNADGNNVRNKTNKMVACSELLPKSKRKASSSSFSSSELEDSSDEGHTSEDSVLSEEEFSSCSENNYNPENGKCDINIRQRMSDLISDFNKENNKKSKSVHSKNFIYSDSDDEHEIKKNISKEYVKSPKTQRNFSITSDLEDISKDSTITVTEDVEENVNKFSSDNLISANENRDTTGTVYNVETGNDIEKEAKNVSNFEYDRIYSDSEEEREYQERRRRNTEYMAQIEREFLEEQALKLDETRDKSHRSVKDISNKPLIVKNISDLLTETETATESLRNPMKIDEATKKRDKNKFKKDKIAPVPPSKSKNGVKCKKKQEIKKKNQTFAPPLPTQNNDVSLIEIGEENKNSNELNNQQPGTVEIQKLLSAEVYKEFSDDVKLSPSSDGGSSQASQASQVALEHCYSLPPQADTSTTCNQKKKNTYFKRENDNDKQLNLEHDHGAYANVNTFGNNSEVTISEEQIVQRQNSKPGPGRPRKDSTKIRRKNCIIQNSYDLAVEKKSMPRDILLQNVSQSKFIPLELFKARDATDELMVLYEFLTKGIDFEDIEYIRKSYEIHLQEDTYGFWLNNTHWVEHCITDRSFVPPPQKKRKREDELKRHKTGCARTEGYYKLDVREKAKHKYHHAKSNVENALSIDRSDDQLQQSHNKLISKMQGISREARSNQRRLLTAFGSIGESELLKFNQLKFRKKQLKFAKSAIHDWGLFAMEPIAADEMVIEYVGQMIRPIVADLRESKYEAIGIGSSYLFRIDMETIIDATKCGNLARFINHSCNPNCYAKVITIESEKKIVIYSKQPIGINEEITYDYKFPLEDEKIPCLCGAQGCRGTLN is encoded by the exons ATGGATGGTTTAACTCGGTTGTCGAGCAGTGCTCACAGTAACGGAAACAATCTAGATCAGAATAATACAGGTTGTAACATGCAGTTGCAGTCAAAAACTCTacgcaattttaaattactttctGACCCAGCATTAGTAAAAGGAGCAAGTAAGGTATATCGGTACGATGGTATTACGCCGGAACAACCATATTCATCTATTGTACCCAGAGATCCTCGTAATCCCATTGTACGTCTCCGTGCGAAACCTGTGGATCCTTTGGTTCTTATACTACCACG ATTTAAAATTGATCAAAATTACGTTGGCCAACCTCCGCCCATCGAAATTACTTTGACAAACTTAAATGACAACATCGATAACACATTTTTGTCTGGGATGCTAAGTAAATGTGGTTTATACGATGAACTAGTGATACATCACCATCCAGTAACTAATAAACACCTTGGTATAGCTCATATTGTTTTCGAAAGCACTAAGGCTGCTCGCTTATGTATTGAGAAATATAACCAAAAATCAGTGATGGGAAAA GTTTTAACTATTTTTCACGAtccatttggaaaaatttgccATGAAACTGTGGACCAACTAACGTCATCCAAACCAAAACATAATTCCAATATGTACGCACCAATAAATTCGTTTGCCCATCATCCAAGTAGTGTTCCACTTCAAAATAGCATACATGTTATATCGGAATCACAGCAGTATAAAACTCAGGACATTTATAATACAACAGATTTACCAAATTATCAAAAGTTTCGTAATGAGCGTGAGTATTCCCAAAACTACCAACAAAAATATCGGAGTCATATGGCTGATGAATTCCAAAGCCGAGAATCTAGGGATAAGGATCGTAGTAGGGAGAAATTTTCGTATCAAACGACGTATGACCGTacgaaaaatcattttaatagATGTGAAAATGATAGAGAACTTTCTAAGGAAAGAAACAGAGACCATGGAAACCGTCGTGATCGTGACAGAGAAAGAGAATATCACAAAACACGAGATAGGGACCGAGATCGTGATAGGCGTCGAGACATTGATATAGAACGCGATTATCGTAAAAGAAATACAGATCGGTATGATAAGGATAGAGAAAAAGACAAGAGTCGTAGCAGgcttacaacaccagaagaaaGAGATTATGATGGGCAGAACAACTATAATGACAAATCGAAAAATGCCCAAATGGATATGTTTTATCATCTTGGATCTTCGTTTCCACATAACTCTGCACAAACACTAGGGCCTTCAATAAATACTTTGTTAGAACAAAATTACAGATATCCTACATATGGCGTTAATGCTGAATCATCTCAAAATCCATGGATTGGGCAGAGAACATGGACTGCTCCACAACCTCAATCACAACCCAGGGTAGATATTCCACCGCCACCTCCCCCTGATAAAACACCAAACTGGGATGATCCCGAACCTCCGCCACCGGGACAAAAAAGCCCTCTTACTATTGCAGAATCACAAATTGTTAAAAGATTAATTATACCTGCAGAAACTAAggaaaattcgatttctgtagaAAAATCTGACATTACAGATTTAGGAAAAGTCGATTTAGATACAAGAATTGAAATGATgtttaaaagaaaatcatttGGAAATGCTCCACCGTTTTTACAAATTGATAGTAGCGACTCGGAAGTTGAAAATGCTAAAGTCAAACAAGATAATGTAGACTTGTGTTCAGATTCAaatctgaaaataaaagaaaagagtTTAGAggttaataaacaatttaataaagaGTCACAGATGTATGAGCAACATGATGCGAGTGATATTTCTTCAAGTGATGATGAAATTCTTCTTAAAAAAGAATCATTGAGTCCTATTGAATCAAACAAAGAAGATGACAAACATAATCGCCAACCATTGTCAAATACattgtattttcataaaaatgaaaaatatgtacaaGCGAGTAGTACATCGAACCTTACGGCGAGTTTTACAGAATCCAACGAAAAATCTAGTTTTGCATAtcaaaataatgaatattttaaaccaaatttcgcATATTCTTTACAAGTTCACGCAGATACATCATTATCTCGCCATTTTCCCAATCCTGCATATATGCACTCGTCATACATGCCTGGATTTAGCAGCATGCCTTATGGCTCATCTCATAATGATGATTTCGGACATTATCTTTACCAACTGAGTAATGACAATTGCAAAGCATTTACTGGCTATGGATACAATCAAAATGATCCATTTAAGAAGCAAATAGATGCTGTAGTTGAAAGAGTAAGCATTGAATTGAAGCAAATACTCAAACGTGACTTCAATAAAAAGATGATAGAAAATACTGCTTATAAGAATTTCGAAACATGGTGGGATGATCAACTGCAAAAAAGTCGTTATAAGGAAAGAACTTCTGTTATGAGTGACAAAATTTCACAGCTTTCTATTGCAACGGTGgttaaaagtattgaaaaagCTCCAGACATAAATCAGTTAATTAATAGTCAGTGTGATATGTCTGATTTGAATTCATTTACAAGCCTCGGACTTCGTGCGTCGATACCAAAATTACCTTCATTCCGTCGGATCCGCAAAGAATCACTTCCAGAGACTAAGGACTATGAAAAGCATTTAAGTGATCAAGATGAAATGGTTCATGGTTCGGATTCAGAAAAGGAAGATGTCAATGCAGATGGTAATAACGTTCGTaacaaaactaataaaatgGTGGCGTGCTCTGAACTTTTACCAAAATCAAAACGAAAGGCCAGCTCATCTAGTTTTTCGTCATCAGAATTGGAAGACAGTAGTGATGAGGGACATACAAGTGAAGATAGTGTATTGTCTGAAGAAGAATTCAGTTCATGCtcagaaaataattataatcctGAGAATGGGAAATGTGATATAAACATAAGGCAACGAATGTCGGATCTGATTTCTGactttaataaagaaaataacaaaaagagtAAGTCTGtacattcaaaaaatttcatatattcagATAGCGATGATGagcatgaaataaaaaaaaatatctccaAAGAGTACGTGAAATCACCTAAAACGCAAAGAAATTTTTCTATTACTTCTGATTTAGAAGACATTAGTAAAGATAGCACAATTACAGTTACCGAAGATGTTGaggaaaatgttaataaattttcaagtgaTAATTTAATTTCTGCAAATGAAAACAGAGACACCACCGGTACTGTTTACAATGTCGAAACTGGGAATGACATTGAAAAAGAAGCAAAGAATGTATCGAATTTTGAATATGACCGAATTTATAGTGACTCCGAGGAAGAGCGAGAATATCAAGAACGACGTCGTCGAAACACAGAATATATGGCTCAAATAGAACGCGAGTTCCTCGAGGAACAAGCACTAAAATTGGACGAAACTCGTGACAAAAGTCATAGGAGCGTAAAAGATATAAGCAATAAACCTCTCATCGTAAAGAATATTTCTGACTTACTCACTGAAACAGAAACAGCAACTGAAAGTTTACGAAATCCTATGAAAATAGATGAAGCAACTAAAAAGagagacaaaaataaatttaaaaaggataaaattGCACCAGTTCCTCCTTCAAAATCgaaaaatggtgtaaaatgtaaaaagaaacaggaaattaaaaaaaaaaatcaaacttttgCACCACCTTTACCTACTCAAAACAATGATGTAAGTCTTATCGAAATTGGTgaggaaaataaaaactcaaatgaGTTAAATAACCAACAACCTGGTACTGTTGAGATTCAAAAACTTCTATCAGCAGAAGTATATAAAGAATTTAGTGATGATGTGAAATTGTCACCTTCGTCTGATGGTGGTTCAAGTCAAGCAAGTCAAGCTAGTCAGGTTGCGTTAGAGCATTGCTATTCTTTACCACCCCAAGCCGATACTTCAACAACCTGCAaccaaaagaagaaaaatacatattttaaaagagaaaatgaTAACGACAAACAATTAAACTTAGAACATGATCATGGTGCTTATGCTAATGTTAATACCTTTGGAAACAACAGCGAAGTTACTATTTCTGAGGAGCAAATTGTTCAGCGTCAAAATTCTAAACCTGGGCCTGGTCGTCCAAGAAAAGATTCTACAAAAATTCgaagaaaaaattgtataatacaAAATTCTTACGACCTTGCTGTGGAAAAAAAGTCCATGCCCAGAGATATTCTTTTGCAAAATGTATCTCAATCAAAATTCATTCCTTTAGAACTGTTTAAAGCCCGTGATGCAACTGACGAATTGATGGTGCTTTATGAATTTCTTACAAAAGGAATTGACTTTGAAGATATAGAATATATTcgaaaaagttatgaaattcATTTACAAGAAGATACATACGG tttctggtTAAATAATACTCATTGGGTTGAACATTGTATAACAGACCGTTCCTTCGTACCACCTCCACAAAAGAAACGCAAAAGAGAAGATGAACTTAAACGACATAAAACTGGTTGTGCTCGTACTGAAGGTTATTACAAATTAGATGTTAGAGAGAAGGCTAAGCATAAATATCATCATGCTAAATCTAATGTAGAAAATGCTTTAAGCATAGATCGCAGTGATGATCAATTGCAACAATCGCATAATAAGTTGATTTCAAAAATGCAAGGAATTTCACGTGAAGCGCGATCAAATCAAAGGCGTTTACTTACTGCGTTTGGTTCAATTGGAGAAtctgaattattaaaatttaatcaattgaaatttagaaaaaaacaactaaagttTGCCAAATCAGCTATACATGATTGGGGTCTTTTTGCAATGGAACCAATTGCGGCTGATGAAATGGTTATAGAATATGTTGGGCAAATGATACGTCCAATTGTTGCAGATTTAAGAGAATCTAAATATGAAGCAATAGGAATCGGCAGCTCATATTTGTTTAGGATTGATATGGAAACAATTATTGATGCCACGAAATGCGGTAATTTGGCTCGCTTTATCAACCACAGTTGCAAC cccAACTGCTACGCAAAGGTCATTACGATAGAATCTGAAAAGAAAATTGTGATTTATTCCAAACAACCAATTGGAATAAACGAAGAAATAACTTATGATTATAAATTTCCTTTAGAAGACGAAAAAATTCCTTGTTTATGCGGAGCGCAAGGGTGCAGAGGGACTCTCAATTAA
- the LOC105224305 gene encoding histone-lysine N-methyltransferase SETD1 isoform X2: MQLQSKTLRNFKLLSDPALVKGASKVYRYDGITPEQPYSSIVPRDPRNPIVRLRAKPVDPLVLILPRFKIDQNYVGQPPPIEITLTNLNDNIDNTFLSGMLSKCGLYDELVIHHHPVTNKHLGIAHIVFESTKAARLCIEKYNQKSVMGKVLTIFHDPFGKICHETVDQLTSSKPKHNSNMYAPINSFAHHPSSVPLQNSIHVISESQQYKTQDIYNTTDLPNYQKFRNEREYSQNYQQKYRSHMADEFQSRESRDKDRSREKFSYQTTYDRTKNHFNRCENDRELSKERNRDHGNRRDRDREREYHKTRDRDRDRDRRRDIDIERDYRKRNTDRYDKDREKDKSRSRLTTPEERDYDGQNNYNDKSKNAQMDMFYHLGSSFPHNSAQTLGPSINTLLEQNYRYPTYGVNAESSQNPWIGQRTWTAPQPQSQPRVDIPPPPPPDKTPNWDDPEPPPPGQKSPLTIAESQIVKRLIIPAETKENSISVEKSDITDLGKVDLDTRIEMMFKRKSFGNAPPFLQIDSSDSEVENAKVKQDNVDLCSDSNLKIKEKSLEVNKQFNKESQMYEQHDASDISSSDDEILLKKESLSPIESNKEDDKHNRQPLSNTLYFHKNEKYVQASSTSNLTASFTESNEKSSFAYQNNEYFKPNFAYSLQVHADTSLSRHFPNPAYMHSSYMPGFSSMPYGSSHNDDFGHYLYQLSNDNCKAFTGYGYNQNDPFKKQIDAVVERVSIELKQILKRDFNKKMIENTAYKNFETWWDDQLQKSRYKERTSVMSDKISQLSIATVVKSIEKAPDINQLINSQCDMSDLNSFTSLGLRASIPKLPSFRRIRKESLPETKDYEKHLSDQDEMVHGSDSEKEDVNADGNNVRNKTNKMVACSELLPKSKRKASSSSFSSSELEDSSDEGHTSEDSVLSEEEFSSCSENNYNPENGKCDINIRQRMSDLISDFNKENNKKSKSVHSKNFIYSDSDDEHEIKKNISKEYVKSPKTQRNFSITSDLEDISKDSTITVTEDVEENVNKFSSDNLISANENRDTTGTVYNVETGNDIEKEAKNVSNFEYDRIYSDSEEEREYQERRRRNTEYMAQIEREFLEEQALKLDETRDKSHRSVKDISNKPLIVKNISDLLTETETATESLRNPMKIDEATKKRDKNKFKKDKIAPVPPSKSKNGVKCKKKQEIKKKNQTFAPPLPTQNNDVSLIEIGEENKNSNELNNQQPGTVEIQKLLSAEVYKEFSDDVKLSPSSDGGSSQASQASQVALEHCYSLPPQADTSTTCNQKKKNTYFKRENDNDKQLNLEHDHGAYANVNTFGNNSEVTISEEQIVQRQNSKPGPGRPRKDSTKIRRKNCIIQNSYDLAVEKKSMPRDILLQNVSQSKFIPLELFKARDATDELMVLYEFLTKGIDFEDIEYIRKSYEIHLQEDTYGFWLNNTHWVEHCITDRSFVPPPQKKRKREDELKRHKTGCARTEGYYKLDVREKAKHKYHHAKSNVENALSIDRSDDQLQQSHNKLISKMQGISREARSNQRRLLTAFGSIGESELLKFNQLKFRKKQLKFAKSAIHDWGLFAMEPIAADEMVIEYVGQMIRPIVADLRESKYEAIGIGSSYLFRIDMETIIDATKCGNLARFINHSCNPNCYAKVITIESEKKIVIYSKQPIGINEEITYDYKFPLEDEKIPCLCGAQGCRGTLN, encoded by the exons ATGCAGTTGCAGTCAAAAACTCTacgcaattttaaattactttctGACCCAGCATTAGTAAAAGGAGCAAGTAAGGTATATCGGTACGATGGTATTACGCCGGAACAACCATATTCATCTATTGTACCCAGAGATCCTCGTAATCCCATTGTACGTCTCCGTGCGAAACCTGTGGATCCTTTGGTTCTTATACTACCACG ATTTAAAATTGATCAAAATTACGTTGGCCAACCTCCGCCCATCGAAATTACTTTGACAAACTTAAATGACAACATCGATAACACATTTTTGTCTGGGATGCTAAGTAAATGTGGTTTATACGATGAACTAGTGATACATCACCATCCAGTAACTAATAAACACCTTGGTATAGCTCATATTGTTTTCGAAAGCACTAAGGCTGCTCGCTTATGTATTGAGAAATATAACCAAAAATCAGTGATGGGAAAA GTTTTAACTATTTTTCACGAtccatttggaaaaatttgccATGAAACTGTGGACCAACTAACGTCATCCAAACCAAAACATAATTCCAATATGTACGCACCAATAAATTCGTTTGCCCATCATCCAAGTAGTGTTCCACTTCAAAATAGCATACATGTTATATCGGAATCACAGCAGTATAAAACTCAGGACATTTATAATACAACAGATTTACCAAATTATCAAAAGTTTCGTAATGAGCGTGAGTATTCCCAAAACTACCAACAAAAATATCGGAGTCATATGGCTGATGAATTCCAAAGCCGAGAATCTAGGGATAAGGATCGTAGTAGGGAGAAATTTTCGTATCAAACGACGTATGACCGTacgaaaaatcattttaatagATGTGAAAATGATAGAGAACTTTCTAAGGAAAGAAACAGAGACCATGGAAACCGTCGTGATCGTGACAGAGAAAGAGAATATCACAAAACACGAGATAGGGACCGAGATCGTGATAGGCGTCGAGACATTGATATAGAACGCGATTATCGTAAAAGAAATACAGATCGGTATGATAAGGATAGAGAAAAAGACAAGAGTCGTAGCAGgcttacaacaccagaagaaaGAGATTATGATGGGCAGAACAACTATAATGACAAATCGAAAAATGCCCAAATGGATATGTTTTATCATCTTGGATCTTCGTTTCCACATAACTCTGCACAAACACTAGGGCCTTCAATAAATACTTTGTTAGAACAAAATTACAGATATCCTACATATGGCGTTAATGCTGAATCATCTCAAAATCCATGGATTGGGCAGAGAACATGGACTGCTCCACAACCTCAATCACAACCCAGGGTAGATATTCCACCGCCACCTCCCCCTGATAAAACACCAAACTGGGATGATCCCGAACCTCCGCCACCGGGACAAAAAAGCCCTCTTACTATTGCAGAATCACAAATTGTTAAAAGATTAATTATACCTGCAGAAACTAAggaaaattcgatttctgtagaAAAATCTGACATTACAGATTTAGGAAAAGTCGATTTAGATACAAGAATTGAAATGATgtttaaaagaaaatcatttGGAAATGCTCCACCGTTTTTACAAATTGATAGTAGCGACTCGGAAGTTGAAAATGCTAAAGTCAAACAAGATAATGTAGACTTGTGTTCAGATTCAaatctgaaaataaaagaaaagagtTTAGAggttaataaacaatttaataaagaGTCACAGATGTATGAGCAACATGATGCGAGTGATATTTCTTCAAGTGATGATGAAATTCTTCTTAAAAAAGAATCATTGAGTCCTATTGAATCAAACAAAGAAGATGACAAACATAATCGCCAACCATTGTCAAATACattgtattttcataaaaatgaaaaatatgtacaaGCGAGTAGTACATCGAACCTTACGGCGAGTTTTACAGAATCCAACGAAAAATCTAGTTTTGCATAtcaaaataatgaatattttaaaccaaatttcgcATATTCTTTACAAGTTCACGCAGATACATCATTATCTCGCCATTTTCCCAATCCTGCATATATGCACTCGTCATACATGCCTGGATTTAGCAGCATGCCTTATGGCTCATCTCATAATGATGATTTCGGACATTATCTTTACCAACTGAGTAATGACAATTGCAAAGCATTTACTGGCTATGGATACAATCAAAATGATCCATTTAAGAAGCAAATAGATGCTGTAGTTGAAAGAGTAAGCATTGAATTGAAGCAAATACTCAAACGTGACTTCAATAAAAAGATGATAGAAAATACTGCTTATAAGAATTTCGAAACATGGTGGGATGATCAACTGCAAAAAAGTCGTTATAAGGAAAGAACTTCTGTTATGAGTGACAAAATTTCACAGCTTTCTATTGCAACGGTGgttaaaagtattgaaaaagCTCCAGACATAAATCAGTTAATTAATAGTCAGTGTGATATGTCTGATTTGAATTCATTTACAAGCCTCGGACTTCGTGCGTCGATACCAAAATTACCTTCATTCCGTCGGATCCGCAAAGAATCACTTCCAGAGACTAAGGACTATGAAAAGCATTTAAGTGATCAAGATGAAATGGTTCATGGTTCGGATTCAGAAAAGGAAGATGTCAATGCAGATGGTAATAACGTTCGTaacaaaactaataaaatgGTGGCGTGCTCTGAACTTTTACCAAAATCAAAACGAAAGGCCAGCTCATCTAGTTTTTCGTCATCAGAATTGGAAGACAGTAGTGATGAGGGACATACAAGTGAAGATAGTGTATTGTCTGAAGAAGAATTCAGTTCATGCtcagaaaataattataatcctGAGAATGGGAAATGTGATATAAACATAAGGCAACGAATGTCGGATCTGATTTCTGactttaataaagaaaataacaaaaagagtAAGTCTGtacattcaaaaaatttcatatattcagATAGCGATGATGagcatgaaataaaaaaaaatatctccaAAGAGTACGTGAAATCACCTAAAACGCAAAGAAATTTTTCTATTACTTCTGATTTAGAAGACATTAGTAAAGATAGCACAATTACAGTTACCGAAGATGTTGaggaaaatgttaataaattttcaagtgaTAATTTAATTTCTGCAAATGAAAACAGAGACACCACCGGTACTGTTTACAATGTCGAAACTGGGAATGACATTGAAAAAGAAGCAAAGAATGTATCGAATTTTGAATATGACCGAATTTATAGTGACTCCGAGGAAGAGCGAGAATATCAAGAACGACGTCGTCGAAACACAGAATATATGGCTCAAATAGAACGCGAGTTCCTCGAGGAACAAGCACTAAAATTGGACGAAACTCGTGACAAAAGTCATAGGAGCGTAAAAGATATAAGCAATAAACCTCTCATCGTAAAGAATATTTCTGACTTACTCACTGAAACAGAAACAGCAACTGAAAGTTTACGAAATCCTATGAAAATAGATGAAGCAACTAAAAAGagagacaaaaataaatttaaaaaggataaaattGCACCAGTTCCTCCTTCAAAATCgaaaaatggtgtaaaatgtaaaaagaaacaggaaattaaaaaaaaaaatcaaacttttgCACCACCTTTACCTACTCAAAACAATGATGTAAGTCTTATCGAAATTGGTgaggaaaataaaaactcaaatgaGTTAAATAACCAACAACCTGGTACTGTTGAGATTCAAAAACTTCTATCAGCAGAAGTATATAAAGAATTTAGTGATGATGTGAAATTGTCACCTTCGTCTGATGGTGGTTCAAGTCAAGCAAGTCAAGCTAGTCAGGTTGCGTTAGAGCATTGCTATTCTTTACCACCCCAAGCCGATACTTCAACAACCTGCAaccaaaagaagaaaaatacatattttaaaagagaaaatgaTAACGACAAACAATTAAACTTAGAACATGATCATGGTGCTTATGCTAATGTTAATACCTTTGGAAACAACAGCGAAGTTACTATTTCTGAGGAGCAAATTGTTCAGCGTCAAAATTCTAAACCTGGGCCTGGTCGTCCAAGAAAAGATTCTACAAAAATTCgaagaaaaaattgtataatacaAAATTCTTACGACCTTGCTGTGGAAAAAAAGTCCATGCCCAGAGATATTCTTTTGCAAAATGTATCTCAATCAAAATTCATTCCTTTAGAACTGTTTAAAGCCCGTGATGCAACTGACGAATTGATGGTGCTTTATGAATTTCTTACAAAAGGAATTGACTTTGAAGATATAGAATATATTcgaaaaagttatgaaattcATTTACAAGAAGATACATACGG tttctggtTAAATAATACTCATTGGGTTGAACATTGTATAACAGACCGTTCCTTCGTACCACCTCCACAAAAGAAACGCAAAAGAGAAGATGAACTTAAACGACATAAAACTGGTTGTGCTCGTACTGAAGGTTATTACAAATTAGATGTTAGAGAGAAGGCTAAGCATAAATATCATCATGCTAAATCTAATGTAGAAAATGCTTTAAGCATAGATCGCAGTGATGATCAATTGCAACAATCGCATAATAAGTTGATTTCAAAAATGCAAGGAATTTCACGTGAAGCGCGATCAAATCAAAGGCGTTTACTTACTGCGTTTGGTTCAATTGGAGAAtctgaattattaaaatttaatcaattgaaatttagaaaaaaacaactaaagttTGCCAAATCAGCTATACATGATTGGGGTCTTTTTGCAATGGAACCAATTGCGGCTGATGAAATGGTTATAGAATATGTTGGGCAAATGATACGTCCAATTGTTGCAGATTTAAGAGAATCTAAATATGAAGCAATAGGAATCGGCAGCTCATATTTGTTTAGGATTGATATGGAAACAATTATTGATGCCACGAAATGCGGTAATTTGGCTCGCTTTATCAACCACAGTTGCAAC cccAACTGCTACGCAAAGGTCATTACGATAGAATCTGAAAAGAAAATTGTGATTTATTCCAAACAACCAATTGGAATAAACGAAGAAATAACTTATGATTATAAATTTCCTTTAGAAGACGAAAAAATTCCTTGTTTATGCGGAGCGCAAGGGTGCAGAGGGACTCTCAATTAA